The Thermodesulfobacteriota bacterium genome segment CATATCTGCCGAGCAATATAACAAAATAGTCAAAGACCTGGGGCTAACAGTAATCTCCCTCATGGGAATTATCATTTCTGTATTTCTCGGAATGGGGCTTGTCTATAAGGAGATTGAAAAGAAGACAGTATATAACATATTTTCGAAACCTGTTCGAAGATATGAGTTTATCCTCGGGAAATATCTTGGACTTTCCTTTACGATACTTGTGAATACCTTAGCGATGGCTCTCATTCTCACGCTCATTGTACTCTATATAGGGTTTAAACACGGAGGGTTTATAAGTTACTATTATGGCGGGCTCTATTATTCACAGTTTTTTAAGGCTGTGTATTTTGAATATCTTGAATTTCTTGTTGTAATTGGTATAGCTTTGGTTTTTTCAAGCTTTACCACGCCTGTCATGACTCTACTCTTTACGTTTTTCCTTTTTGTCATTGGTCGCTTTTCGAGCGATATAAGGCTATTTGCCGAGCAGGTCAATAACCCAATCATAGGCCACATTACACAGTTCATTTACAGGGTAATGCCTAATCTTGAAAAATTTGACGTGAGAAGCGAGGCGGTTTACGGAGGTGATATAGGCTGGACACTTATATTGTATACCACGGCCTACGCATTAATCTATACCATTGTTCTTCTCATTCTTTCGATAGTAATATTTCAAAAAAGAGAATTCAAATAGGATAATGACAGGCTCTTTCGGCAAGGGTTCAATTGCAGGGATAATTCTAGTAATTTTATTGATAGTCGCTTCTGTTCCTTTTCAACGGAAAATTGATAACATTAGGGGAAGGTTCAGGTCGATCAAGGAGACTCTGTATTTGTCTTCTTCGGCCCTTAGACGAATCTCACTGGGTTATGATGATTTATTGGCTGACATTTATTGGTTGAGGGCGCTTCAATATTTTGGGGGAGAGAGATTTGACGAAACGGATCCGGCCCTGCTTTATAAATACTTTGACATTCTGACAGATCTGGATCCGAAATTTGTAAATGCCTACAGGTATGGAGGAACATTCCTCGCCGAGCCCCGGCCATTTGGACTGGGAGATGTGGCACATGGTATGAAGCTCTTTGACAAAGGGAGAATGAACAATCCCGACAATTTTCGTATACCCCTTGAGCAGGGTTTTGTTTATTATCTAAATCTTAAAGACTATAAAAAGGCTTATGAACTCTTTAAGGAGGCATCGGATAAACCGGGACTTTCGGACCTTAGACGGGCATACCTCAAGGGGATGGCCGCTTCTGCACTCGCGAAGGGGGGGAATAGAGACCTTTCAAGGCGGATTTGGGAGTACATATATGAAGATGCCCCGGATGAAGGTCGAAAAAGCTTTGCCTTATTGAATATAAAGGAGCTGGACACAATGGATATGGAAGACGCTCTGACCGGGGCATTGAGAGCGTATTTAGACCAGTACAATAAATTTCCGTTAAATCTTGAGGAACTTAAGACTACGGGAATAATAGAAGAGATACCTAAGGAACCTCTTGGAGGAGAGTTTGTTATAGTGAGAAAACTCAAAGAGGTCAAGAGCTCTACCTTTATAGATCAGAAACTCAGGGTCAATCCCGCCTACCTATCTTCTAAGGCTTATAAATTTAAGAAATTTTTTGGAAGGTTTCCTGACGATCTAGGCGAACTGAGGAAATTTATAGAAGAACGAACAACTGGAGATTTCCCCCCCCACCCGTTGGGCGACGAGTATACTTACAACCCTGAAACCGGAATTGTAAGGGCTAAGTAATCATTCCTTGCGTTACTCAAATTCCCCAATTCGGTACCGATATTGTAATATATTGTACGCCTTGAAATGAACTTCAAAATTAAAGGTTTAAAAATACTTGATTGTATTTTAGGCAGAGCGGCAGGTTCTCTTGCAAGGGCTTTTATTCAGCCGAGATCAGGAGAAAGTAATCGGACACAAAATTTCTCAGTTACCACCGAATCACAAAAAAAACTAAAGATACTTGTCATAAGACCGGGTGGGATAGGTGACGCAGCCCTTCTATACCCCTTTTTAAAGGCTTTAAAAGGGCATTTCAATAATTCTGAAATAGATGTACTTGCTGAAAAGAGGAATTCGGGAATTTTGGTCGGTTGTCCGTATATAAACGACGTATTCTTGTATGACTCAGGACCTTTTTTTGCACTTTATAAAACTCTCAAAAAGAATTATGACATAGTCATTGACTCGGAACAGTGGCATAGGTTATCTGCCGTTTTTGCTTACTTAACGAGGGCGCCGATAAGGATCGGGTTTGCTACCAACAACAGATCTGAACTCTTTACACATGCGGTTCCTTACAGCCAAGATCAATATGAGGTCTTTAGCTTTCTGAATTTAGCTTCAACAATTACCGGAGATAATTACGAATTTAATAATATGTCGCCATTTATACCAATTGATCGAAAACTAGTATCGAAATTTAGTCTTCAAATTAATGGACTACGGAAAAGATGCGCTGCAATTGCAGGGATATTCAGCGGGGCAACAATACCTGAAAGGAGATGGGGAATAAGTAAATTTGTGGCGCTAACAGAAGGCTTAATAAATGAGGGTTTTGGAATTGTGATCATCGGAGGAAATGAGGATTTAGATGATTCAGTTAAATTGGAGGAAATCGCTAATGGTGATGTTACTATCAACTATGCCGGGAAGACCTCCCTAATCGAAACCGCGGCAATAATCTCCCAGCTTGATTTATTGGTATCTTCAGATACCGGGCTTATGCATATTGCCTATGGTGTGGGAACACCAACAGTTTCTCTCTTCGGTGCAGGAATACAAAAGAAGTGGGCTCCAATTGGCAACAGTAACATCGCATTGAACAAACGTCTTCCCTGCAGTCCCTGTACGAGGTTCGGATACACTCCAAAATGCTCTTACGAGGTGAGATGTCTTAGCGACATCTCGGTTGAAGAGGCAAAAGGGGCGGTGTTGGAACTGGTCTCCCGGTTGGAAGGGCATAATTAGCGGCGAACTTCATTCGACCCTTCGATAGTTCGACAGGCTCACTACTCAGGGTCAGGACAGGTTAGGTTTGCATTCTTAATGTTTTATCCATGCGGGGTTGGAAAACCTCGCCTATCGTAATTAATGACAATATTTATTATGGATAGTCGGGACATTCTTGTCCCGATAGGTTTCCGTCTCATTGATTTTATGTAGGGCTAAAGCCCTCCGCTACATTTTTGCAACATCACATGTGTAGAAAGGACATAACTTTTCCCCTAAAAGGCTAAGGGATTGATCTTCTCCCTTTCCCCATTGATGGGGAATAAAGATGGGGGTCTTACCTTTCCCCGCAGCCTAGTTCACTCTCGATTACTTCCTCTACAATATCAATATGCCTCAACACCTCATTATTCCAAAATCTTATTACCTTAAAGCCTTTTTCTTCCAGCCACCTATCCCTTATTGCATCATGAGACCTCTTTTCATCGTGCTGTCCTCCGTCCACTTCTACAATTAATTTCTTCTCTATACAAACAAAATCAACAATGTAGGGCCCTAAGGGATGTTGCCTCCTAAATTTATATCCTCCGATCTGACGAAGACGGAGATGAGCCCACAATTTTCGTTCTGCTTCTTGAGGATTTTTTGTCAATTCCCTCGCTCTATTAAGAAGCATTTGTTAACCCCCATCCTCACCTTCCCCCTTTATGAAAGTGAAAGGGGGAAGGGATAATTTTTAGATTTCCTGCACTTTTTAGGCGGATTAAGGTACTTGTAATGAGTTATACGACCACTATTAGTCTCGCTGGTTGCCAAGAAAAATTATCGATCTCTCACTCCAAATTGGGAGGAAAATCTTTCTTTCCCTTGAAGTGGGAAGATTTCGTTTTGGGGGGAGTTATTTAAACCCCCTTTTCCTCAAGGCCTTCAGGCAGTTCCCCAAAATAGGGAGATTCTTCCCCATATAGAGCCTTTATGTGCTCCTTGGGCATATCAGGCATGTCTTCTGTAAATCCAAACATCCTGCATATGTGCTTAATCTCCTCCTCTCTTCCGGGAAGCGGGTCCATTGGCTGAATCATTCTTTTCTCTTTTAGATCTTCCTTTACTCTTGTATCTTCTTTTAGGGGATTACCATAGGTGTTAGAATGAAACAACCTATCAAAACGCTTTCTGGGTCTCTGCCCAGGGCTTTCAAGTGGATAACCAACTGCCATGAGCCATATTGGGACGACATTATCGGGTGTTCCCAGAACCTTCGGAAACTCGGCTGGTTTTCTACCTGTGGCGAGAAGGCAACACCCAAGACCAAGCTCCGTAGCCATCAGGAGTGAATGAGCTATTGCCTGGCCTGCCTCAATCCTTAAAAGATCCTCTGTTCTGTCACGGGGAAAGCTCATGAGACGGGGATATGTTACCTCTGTAAGAAGTTTATATGTCCATCCATGCGCGGCGCTTATAGCCCTTGCAGGGAAGAGCACAGCAAATGATTGGACTAACTCTTTATACCATGCATCGAGATTTAAAAGCCAGGCTATGACGATTGGTGCCTGTCTGAGATGAATTTCATTAAAAGGCGAAGCGCACTCAACAATCTGTTCGAATTTGTCTTTTGGATAAGTTTTTTTATCTATAACGATGGCTTCTGTCGAACCGCAGTTACCCTGACAGGATGCATACCTTGCAGCCTGTAGCATCATCTGAATCTTCCATTCTTCAACAGGCTTCCATGGTTTAAAGAACCTAATGCTTCTCCTCGAACCTATAGCTTCAAAGAGCTCCATAACAATACTCCTCCTAATCTTATTAATCTATTTTTGCTTCTATCAATGTGAGTATATCACTTAACAACCCGTATTGCAGCAAATCAGACTACAATTTCAAGAAAATCCTCAGCTACTACAACATCGACATCTACTTTATTTCTCGTCCGAACCAAAAAATCTCTTTCATCGCAGACAGGGTATAAATGGGTGAGTATTATCTTTTTTGCGCCTGATTCATTCGCAACCCTGCTAACCTCGGTCGGAGTGAGATGTCCTTCGACCTTTAATTCGTCTGGCATTGAACATTCAATCAACAAAATATCGGCGTTCTCGGCAAGTTTGACCAATGATTCTGAATAGTCTGTGTCTCCAGAATATACCAGCGATTTACCTTCAGAATCAATCCTGTATGCAAGGCTGTTTTCTGTGTGGAGGGTGTGTGCTGACTTTAGGACAAAATCTTCAAGTTGTAGCTCGTTTTTGTCGATATCGTTTACTATGAGTTCTTGTGGTACGATCCAATCACTGTAGGCCTCTTTTAAAGCCGAGAAAAAACTTATGAATCCTGGTGGTCCCCATAATTGTAATTGTTTTTCTCTTGTCGATCCGTATGAATATCTAGTGGCAAACAAAAAAGGTATCAAATCGGAAGTGTGATCAGGATGAAAATGTGTTATAAATACGTGATCTATGTCTAAATAGTTAATTCCCGCCTTTCCAAGCTTCCAGGTGGCTCCATTGCCACAGTCTAGCAGTATTGTCGACTTTGAGAGTTGTAATGCATAGGAGGAGGAACCTCTCCTATGATAGGGAACGCAGGTGCCAGAGCCAAGAATAGTTAGCTTCATTTTTTTATAACTAGTATTCGGGTAATTTATAAATACAATTTATCGATCAAATAAGTGTCGGGCAAATTGGGATGAAGCGTATTATAACTTTAACCACGGATTTTTGTAATAGGGATCATTATGTGGGTTCGATGAAAGGGGTTATTTATTCGATCAATCCCGATGCCACTATTACGGACATTACGCATGAGATTCCGGTTCATGATATCTTCAGTGCGGCTTTTACCCTCAGAAGCTTCATTCCGTATTTCCCCAAAGAAACGATAAATATAGTGGTTGTTGATCCTGGCGTAGGCAGCAGCAGAAAACCAATTGCCTTGGAAGCGGATGAAAAATTTTTTGTGGGCCCTGATAATGGAGTTTTTACCTATGTTATTCTGGAATCAGAATCGTTAAGGGCATATGAAATTTCTAACCCAAAATACTTTCTACCAGATGTAAGTTTTACATTTCATGGAAGGGACATATTTGCACCTGTTGCCGCGCATCTTTCTCTGGGTATTTCTATTGAGGATTTGGGGGAGAGATTACTTGATCCATTCATACTTGAAATAAAAGAGCCTGAAATAGGAGATAGAGAGATAGTAGGCGAAGTGATTTTCGAGGACACATTCGGGAATCTTATAACAAATATACCCGGTAGTATGATCGATTCAGATTCTAGGCTATCCGTGTGTGGTATTGTAATAAATGGGGTTTGCAAATCATATTCTCAAGCGTCGGAGGGTGAGCTTTTAGCAGTCATAGGTAGTTTGGGATTTCTTGAATTATCCGTTAATAAGGGACGGGCTTCTGATTTGATTAGATGTAGATCTAGAAAGGTTTATGTCAGGAATAATTAGATTGGATTTTCACTTGAAAATGTAACGCATTTTCTCATGGCGTAATTCAGTTTATTAGAACCGTCGTGCTAAGGTATAATAAAAATATAATTTGTATATTATCATATATCTAATTTTACGCATCGAGTATTAAATGATTTAGGAAATTTTGTTCTGTCTTATGGAAAGGCTTACAGAAAGGATAAATAGTTTTGTCTCACCTTCTGTCCCAAGAGAACAGCGGTTAATGGCTGCCAAGGGGCGTATAGCTGTGCTACCTAAAGAGCTTGTTTTAATACTTTACGTCCTTTTGAGGGACAACGATGAAGAAATAAGTAAACTGTCGGAAGAGACTATAAAATCTCTGCCAGAGGGCACCATATCGTCTACACTTTCGGATGAAATGACTCCTCCTGAGCTTCTTGATTATTTTGCAAGATCATCCTCAGATATGAACCAAATCAAAGCCATAATTGTGAATCACTCAACCCCCGACTCTACGATTGAACATATTGCCAAGACGGTACATAACCAGAATCTTCTCGAACTTATAGCCAGCAACAAAGAACGTATGTTTCGATCTGAAGGTATAGTTGAGGCCCTATGCAGTAACCCGTCATTGAACCGTTCCACAATGGAGGAATTAATCTCATATTTAGGGCAATATTTGATCGATGAGGATAAAATCCCTGATTTTCCTAATGAAGAGTTAGCAGAAAATTCTTCGGGTGATAACCAGGAATCTCGTGTAGCATATGATAAGCAATTGATAGACTTCAGTTCCAACGTCATTTCAGATTCACAGGACATCTTTCTCGATAAAATTGAATTATCTGAGGATCTCATCAGTGAAACCGATGAAGAAGCCACCGAAAAGAATAGAGATACACTGTTCAATAAAATAAAGGGGATGAATTTTTCTGAAAGACTAAGGGTCGCTGTACTTGGTAACAGAGAGGCGCGTTCTATATTGATACGTGACCCGAATAGGATTGTAGCTTGTTCCGTGTTGAAGAATCCAAGGCTAACTGAATCAGAGATTTTGCTTTTCGCTCAATCAAAGGTGGTCGATGAGGAGGTATTAAGAGCGATTGGCGAAACTCGTAAGTGGATTAGGCTTTATCAGATAAAATATAATTTAGTCAGTAATCCTAAAACACCATCACACATATCGCTAAATTTTATGCGTTATATAAGGGACAGAGACCTAAGAAGCATCATGAATGATAAAAACATTCCCGGTGTTATCACGACCGCAGCTGCCAGAGTTATAAGGGAAAGAGGAAAAAGAAGTAACTGATATTGTAATAAGAATCTAACATTAAAACTTATATCGATGAATATGAATATCAAAGAGGATAATTTTGACGTGTTTAATGTACCTGAGAATCTTTCTGGACTGAGAGCGGATGTTGCTGTTTCTCATCTCCGTTCCGATCTTACTCGATCACAGATCAGAAGACTAATAAGTGAAAAAAGCATATTGGTAGAAGGTAAGGCTATAAAACCTTCAAAAAGGGTTATCGGTGGTGAGGTGATATCCGTCATCATCCCTCCTCCCGAACCTTTGAATGTTCAACCGCAGGATATAGAAATTTCGATTATATACGAAGACGATGAAATAATTCTGGTTAATAAACCTCCCGGATTAGCGGTTCACCCGGGTGCCGGAATAAGAGATGGCACTCTGGTAAACGCACTACTATACAGATGTAATGGTCTATCCGGAATTGGTGGAAAGATTAGACCAGGGATAGTTCATCGACTCGATAAGAATACCTCCGGAATAATTGTGGTTGCAAAAAACGATTTTTCGCATCAGCACCTTGTTAACCAGTTTAAAGCAAGGCTAGTAAAAAAAATGTATATAGCTCTGGTTGTAGGGGAAATTGAAAAAGACTCAGGTACCTTTTCGTCTCCTATAAGCAGGCATCCAACAAATAGGATTAAGATGACGACAAAGACAAAAAAAGGGCGAGAAGCCTTGACTAGCTGGAGAATTTTGAAAAGATATGATCAAGTCACTTTGGTTGCAATTGAGCCGAAGACTGGTAGGACTCATCAGATCAGGGTTCACTTCGCAGACAATGGATTTCCACTCCTTGGGGATGACGTATATGGGCCAAAGAGATATAGAACTCAATTCTTGGAGTATGTTTCAAAGAAACTAGGACGGCAAGCCCTTCACGCTTCTAAGCTCTGCTTCAAGCACCCAAAATCGGGAAATAGAATGGAGTTTTCTGCACCTCTTGCGGAAGACTTAATGGATGTTATTGGGCTTTTTCAAGAGAAAACTTAACCTTTTAATGAATCCCATTATATCACAAAATTTGTCGAATATTGGTAGGGTAGTACATGGATTCTTAAACAAGAATTTTGTTGGGGATATTGATGAAGCCGCACATTGCTCTGGGCTGAAAAGGATTTATACGATGAGACAGATTCACAGTGATATTGTATTTCTCCTGAATGATGAATTAACAAAAGAGAATAGGAAAGAAGGCGACGCTATTGTAACGAGTATGAGGAATCTCGGAGTCGGGATTTACACAGCTGATTGTGTTCCTTTGCTCTTGGTTGACGGGGAAGCGAAAGTTGTAGCTGCTGTACACGCTGGTTGGAGGGGCACTCTTTCTGGGGTCGTGAATAGAACTATTAAGAGGATTGAGAAAGACTATGGAATCCTGTCTTCTAAGGTTTCCGCAGCTATAGGGCCATCGATTGGTATGTGCTGCTACGAGGTTGGCGAAGAGGTAGCCGTCCAATTCATAAAGAAGTACGATAAGTGGAGTGAGTTTTTGTATAAAAAGAATAATTCGAAATACTTTATTGATTTAAGAATGGCTAACGTTAGGAACTTGCTTGACGCAGGAGTAGCAAATTTTGAAGTTATGGATATTTGCACTATGTGTAATAGAGACTTTCACTCTTATAGAAGGGAGGGTAAAGGGGTTGGTAGGCAACTGAGCTTCATTGGCCTGGTTTAGTGCTATTAAATATGCTGTTATATTTATCATCCTTTCTTAATCATGGAGAACTGAAAGAAACAACTGGAGGTAGGAATGATACAGATTATGTGCTGGCTCGATGCCGAGGACTACATGTATTTAAAATCGATTGGCGACAAGAACATTGCTATAGACTATTACGGCTATATATTTGAAGTAACGGGGGGCTCAGAAACAACGGGAGGAAGTACTACGGTAAAACTAATGGTTATTGAGCTGATAAATGCAAAGTTAGCCGTGGGTTTCGCACTTCCAATTGAATTCAAGATCGATGGTGAATTCCAGCTCGGGTTTATATCACACGAAAATCCGACTGAGGACATTCCAATAGTTTGTAAGTTGTCAAATGAGGTAAAGAGGGCATCATATATGGGAGACGATAATGAAAAGCTAGAGTATATTGGCTTTTCGTTGGAGAAATTTTATGAGAATAAAGATGTTAGATTTTATCTACATGATCTGAGGGGGAGCCGCAAGCCGGATAAATAATGTAAAAAATTTCGGATAGATGAAAATTTCAATGTAATCCGGATGTGCTATGGTTAATGTCTTTAAACTACCTCCTCATTGTACAATTAATGTTTCGTTCCCGCTCTGTACTTTAACTAGCGAATTCCCTGCAGGCTGCAGGGTGATTCATTTCAAGCTGATAGATTCATCTAGCTGATGTGGAATTTGATTTTAATTTAGATAGTTGTTTTAAAAAGGAATTACCTCTGAAAAAAAGACGATTTCCCTTAAAAAATGAAAAAAAGCGATGTGGAGGAGATGATCTGAATGGGGAATAAAGAGAAAATAGTTCTTGCTTACTCGGGCGGGCTTGACACGTCTGTTATATTGTGCTGGCTAATCGAGGAATATAAAGCCGATGTCATTGCATACATAGCGGATCTGGGACAGGGTGAGGATCTGAACGAGATCAGGGAAAAGGCCATTAAGACAGGCGCAACGAAGGTTTATGTTGAGGATCTTAGAGATGAATTTGTTAAGGATTTTGTATTCGCCGCGCTTAAGGGGAATGCCGTTTACGAAGGAACTTATCTACTCGGTACCTCCCTTGCAAGACCACTCATTGCTAAGAGTCAGATGGAAATAGCTGAGAAAGAGAATGCATTCGCTGTGGCCCACGGATCCACAGGCAAGGGCAATGACCAGGTTAGATTTGAGCTTACATACTACGCAATTAATCCAGAGATTCAGGTAATAGCCCCGTGGAGACAATGGAATCTAAGATCAAGAAACGATCTTATTTCCTATGCAAAGGAGCATGGGATTCCGGTACCTGTAACTGTCAAGAAACCTTACAGCTGTGACAGGAATTTATTCCATACCAGTTACGAAGGAGGGATACTCGAGGATCCGTGGCAACCCCCTCCCGAGGATATGTTCGAAATGACTGTTTCACCGGAGGATGCACCGGACGAGCCCACCTTTCTTGATATTGCTTTCGAGGAAGGAGTTCCGGTGAAATTGGATGGTGAGGATCTATCTCCAGCGGATCTCCTCTATAAATTGAACGAAATTGGTGGAAAGAATGGAGTAGGCAGGGTCGATATGGTAGAAAACAGATTTGTTGGTATAAAGTCAAGAGGGGTTTACGAAACTCCCGGTGGAACCATATTACAGACTGCACATAGAGCCGTGGAGTCCATAACAATGGATAGAGAGGTTATGCATCTGAGGGACTCACTGATACCAAAATTTTCTGAGTTGATTTATTATGGATTCTGGTATTCATCAGAGATGGAAATGATTAGAGCGGCAATTGAAGAGTC includes the following:
- the pgeF gene encoding peptidoglycan editing factor PgeF: MNPIISQNLSNIGRVVHGFLNKNFVGDIDEAAHCSGLKRIYTMRQIHSDIVFLLNDELTKENRKEGDAIVTSMRNLGVGIYTADCVPLLLVDGEAKVVAAVHAGWRGTLSGVVNRTIKRIEKDYGILSSKVSAAIGPSIGMCCYEVGEEVAVQFIKKYDKWSEFLYKKNNSKYFIDLRMANVRNLLDAGVANFEVMDICTMCNRDFHSYRREGKGVGRQLSFIGLV
- a CDS encoding ribonuclease Z, whose product is MKLTILGSGTCVPYHRRGSSSYALQLSKSTILLDCGNGATWKLGKAGINYLDIDHVFITHFHPDHTSDLIPFLFATRYSYGSTREKQLQLWGPPGFISFFSALKEAYSDWIVPQELIVNDIDKNELQLEDFVLKSAHTLHTENSLAYRIDSEGKSLVYSGDTDYSESLVKLAENADILLIECSMPDELKVEGHLTPTEVSRVANESGAKKIILTHLYPVCDERDFLVRTRNKVDVDVVVAEDFLEIVV
- a CDS encoding ABC transporter permease; translation: MKSIWSVARITFTEAIRDRILYSLILFAIVMILSSLIFASISAEQYNKIVKDLGLTVISLMGIIISVFLGMGLVYKEIEKKTVYNIFSKPVRRYEFILGKYLGLSFTILVNTLAMALILTLIVLYIGFKHGGFISYYYGGLYYSQFFKAVYFEYLEFLVVIGIALVFSSFTTPVMTLLFTFFLFVIGRFSSDIRLFAEQVNNPIIGHITQFIYRVMPNLEKFDVRSEAVYGGDIGWTLILYTTAYALIYTIVLLILSIVIFQKREFK
- a CDS encoding argininosuccinate synthase, translated to MGNKEKIVLAYSGGLDTSVILCWLIEEYKADVIAYIADLGQGEDLNEIREKAIKTGATKVYVEDLRDEFVKDFVFAALKGNAVYEGTYLLGTSLARPLIAKSQMEIAEKENAFAVAHGSTGKGNDQVRFELTYYAINPEIQVIAPWRQWNLRSRNDLISYAKEHGIPVPVTVKKPYSCDRNLFHTSYEGGILEDPWQPPPEDMFEMTVSPEDAPDEPTFLDIAFEEGVPVKLDGEDLSPADLLYKLNEIGGKNGVGRVDMVENRFVGIKSRGVYETPGGTILQTAHRAVESITMDREVMHLRDSLIPKFSELIYYGFWYSSEMEMIRAAIEESQRNVTGTSRLKIYKGNVTVAGRRSPYSLYQRDLATFEEDSIYNQSDATGFIKLNALRLSVKKLIERNRK
- a CDS encoding RluA family pseudouridine synthase — protein: MNIKEDNFDVFNVPENLSGLRADVAVSHLRSDLTRSQIRRLISEKSILVEGKAIKPSKRVIGGEVISVIIPPPEPLNVQPQDIEISIIYEDDEIILVNKPPGLAVHPGAGIRDGTLVNALLYRCNGLSGIGGKIRPGIVHRLDKNTSGIIVVAKNDFSHQHLVNQFKARLVKKMYIALVVGEIEKDSGTFSSPISRHPTNRIKMTTKTKKGREALTSWRILKRYDQVTLVAIEPKTGRTHQIRVHFADNGFPLLGDDVYGPKRYRTQFLEYVSKKLGRQALHASKLCFKHPKSGNRMEFSAPLAEDLMDVIGLFQEKT
- a CDS encoding glycosyltransferase family 9 protein, whose amino-acid sequence is MNFKIKGLKILDCILGRAAGSLARAFIQPRSGESNRTQNFSVTTESQKKLKILVIRPGGIGDAALLYPFLKALKGHFNNSEIDVLAEKRNSGILVGCPYINDVFLYDSGPFFALYKTLKKNYDIVIDSEQWHRLSAVFAYLTRAPIRIGFATNNRSELFTHAVPYSQDQYEVFSFLNLASTITGDNYEFNNMSPFIPIDRKLVSKFSLQINGLRKRCAAIAGIFSGATIPERRWGISKFVALTEGLINEGFGIVIIGGNEDLDDSVKLEEIANGDVTINYAGKTSLIETAAIISQLDLLVSSDTGLMHIAYGVGTPTVSLFGAGIQKKWAPIGNSNIALNKRLPCSPCTRFGYTPKCSYEVRCLSDISVEEAKGAVLELVSRLEGHN
- a CDS encoding endonuclease domain-containing protein, which gives rise to MLLNRARELTKNPQEAERKLWAHLRLRQIGGYKFRRQHPLGPYIVDFVCIEKKLIVEVDGGQHDEKRSHDAIRDRWLEEKGFKVIRFWNNEVLRHIDIVEEVIESELGCGER
- a CDS encoding nitroreductase family protein, which encodes MELFEAIGSRRSIRFFKPWKPVEEWKIQMMLQAARYASCQGNCGSTEAIVIDKKTYPKDKFEQIVECASPFNEIHLRQAPIVIAWLLNLDAWYKELVQSFAVLFPARAISAAHGWTYKLLTEVTYPRLMSFPRDRTEDLLRIEAGQAIAHSLLMATELGLGCCLLATGRKPAEFPKVLGTPDNVVPIWLMAVGYPLESPGQRPRKRFDRLFHSNTYGNPLKEDTRVKEDLKEKRMIQPMDPLPGREEEIKHICRMFGFTEDMPDMPKEHIKALYGEESPYFGELPEGLEEKGV
- a CDS encoding SAM-dependent chlorinase/fluorinase — protein: MKRIITLTTDFCNRDHYVGSMKGVIYSINPDATITDITHEIPVHDIFSAAFTLRSFIPYFPKETINIVVVDPGVGSSRKPIALEADEKFFVGPDNGVFTYVILESESLRAYEISNPKYFLPDVSFTFHGRDIFAPVAAHLSLGISIEDLGERLLDPFILEIKEPEIGDREIVGEVIFEDTFGNLITNIPGSMIDSDSRLSVCGIVINGVCKSYSQASEGELLAVIGSLGFLELSVNKGRASDLIRCRSRKVYVRNN